The sequence TTCGCTTGTGCTGAAGTGTTTTCCAATTATTTTTACATATACAAACACAGTATCGTGGTGAGTATCACTGGTAAAGTTCTCGCTTGCTTCCGTTTTACACAAATAATATGAGCCGTCAATAAATAATATTCGCACGTGCAAGAGTTCAGTACCTTCCGCGAACTTGCTGTAACCAGTCTAGGTAGTGAGCAACTTTGACGTACACTCCGGGTACGTTTGCCTTACCACATCCAATTCCCCAGGAAACAACACCGACTACTTGCCAGCTACCGTTGCGTTCACATACGAGGGGACCTCCACCGTCACCCTTACATGCATCCTTACCCTCCTCTCCACCGGCACAGATGAATCCGGGATGAAGTTTATACTGATAACCGAGACGTGTTTGGCGCAGTTGGTTTTGACACTGGTTATCATTTACAATCGGTACGTCGACTTCCTTAAGAATGTTTTGATACTTTCCATAGTCTCCAAAGGCATCCTTACCCCATCCGGTGGTCCAACAACGCTGACCAGAGAAATCTGTGTACCGGTCGGGCAAACAGGCAGGCGAAATGTGCGGTGTGTTGGAGAAGTCTACTGGAGAATCCATTTTCAGAACAGCCAGATCGTTATCAAGCGTACCAGCGTAATATTCCGGATGGACTTGGACCGATATAACATCACGTTCTATGTACGGGTAAAATTCCACATCATGATTGACGTCCCATTCGCCTAGACGAACACGGAGATCGAAACCGCTATATCTGTATGACGTAAAGTTCGacattagtaaaaaaaacgTCTCTTGGCCCTAATTGAAAAACTTACGTCTTGACACAGTGAGCGGCAGTTATGATGAACTGGTTATCGATCAGTGTACCTCCGCAGACATACACAGATTCCTTTGGATCTTTCTTCAGGATAGCTACCTGCCACGGATATTCACCGAACTCACTGTCTCCATCGACGTACACCGGATTCTTAATGCGACCGTTAATACCCTGGGCATTCCGAATTCCACACTGACCTAGATTACCATGGGTAGGTGGTTGGCGGTAAGCTGGTCGACGACAGCAAACACTTCGTTGAGGACACTGCTGTGGCCGTGGTCCATAGTAAGCTTGTCTCTGTTTTTTGGAAGATGAAAATAAGATTAAATATGAGTTTAAAGAAGATCTGGTTTCGTGCTCCACTGCAAATAACTGATTACCTTATCAGCTGTAAATGACTTTTCTTGTACCCCGACCTGTTCAGTTAGCGTCTTCTCGGCTTCGCTTTCTGCAACCGGTTCCTCCGGTTCCAACTGATCCGGAACGGTTACGTCAGTTGAACGGCGACTACGCGGGAAACTAACGATGTTGCTACCTTTGGAATGTCCTGGTGCCGGAGTTGGAATGGTCTGAGTGGGTGGAAGTCTTTCGTTACTATTCTGATAGTTTTGATACTGTCTAGCATAATCTACTCTATTCTGATTCAAGGAGTCAGGTTGGTTTTGGGGATATACCGATTGGTAGGCAAAGTTACCGATCGGGGCAGCACTCCGGTTGAAAGTAACGTTCGCATTTCTACCAATGTCAGATGGATCGTAAACCAAATCTCCATCGTTGGAAGTACTGGCATCACGGAAGAATGGTGGACGTGGTCCGTAGAACGGAGATGGACCATTAGGAATAAATGGGGGACTCGGAGGTCGGTTGTAAATAGGCCCTGGAGGAGGACCAGAGTAAATAGGGCCCGGAGGCCTTGCATAGACTGGTCCAGGTCCGGTATATACTGGCCCGGGAGGTTTGGTGAATATCAGATTAGGCCCGGTAGGACCGAAACTTGGAGGTGGCCCATGAATGTATGGTGGACCATGTGGGGGACGGTAGATAGGAGGCGGTGGAGGATAGCCAACGTGATTGTGGTAATGCTCGTGTTGATTGAATACAtgtaaaatgttttgtttcttgGCAGCTAGTAGACTTCCTACTTTATGAACAATATTTTCAGTGGGTGTAACGTGAAGGTTAACAAGAGGCTTCAAAAGTTTATCACCGTACTCGTCTTTAGTTACTTGCAACGAAAATAATGGGTTCACATTGACCAACCCTAGGTTAAGACCGTTGGCTCCGATCGAACCGAAATAAGGATTCCCGGCTGGGTTAGGCCCGTAGGGATTCAAGGGATATGAAGGATACGGGAGACCGAAGGACACTCCAAAGGTAGGAACAACTTTCTTTCCACCTCCTTCACCATGGTGGCCACCTCCCAACAAACGCTAAAACAATACAATTAAACAAGGGACTTTAGAAAGTAAACGTACAGTACGAGGCGTCTTCAGAAATTCGCTGTAGTCAGAGAACTTGGTAGCACCTTTAACATTATCCTTTTCATGTTGTGAGCGAAGCCAAAGCTTGTGTCAGCATGTATTGTTTTAGTGTTTAATTGAAGAGTTGGTATCTTTTAGATGGTCTTGTGTTTAAGTCGTGCATCCAGTAggtcagaaaaaaatttgctaGTCATGTTGATACATACATTCAAAGCTTTACAGTACAAGAAAAGTCACTTCCCAGCTGTGGTAGTTGTTAGCGTTAGGTTAGCTTCGGCCAAAAGGATGTTATGGTTTGAATTTTGGTGGTCAGGTTAGTATCGATTACTACTTATTCTTACTAGTAAACTTACCGGTTCAATATTGGCTTTGTCATCATCGTTGTCGGCCTTCTTGGCAGCCGATGCTTctcgtttcgagattttcttggCTGATTCATTAGTTACGTTTGCAGAACGAGCTTGTGCGGTAACGTTCCTTGGGACGTGAATAACGGTCATGTTCCCGTGGGCATCGGTAATCACAACCTGTTCCGTGTCGGCTTGGATGTCAGTCTTAAAGTTACGGGGGTCTAATGGAAGAATCAGATCATCACGTCTACCGACTACGTCCTGTGCTGGACACTGTTCGTACGGGACACATACGCATTCTTCGGTTCTAGAATTTTGACCGTACTGACTATAAACACCGCCGTACTGGTTCTGATTGTTCTGCTGGTTACTGTATTGGCCATTATATTGCTGGCTGTACTTATTGTAGTTAGTATTGAAGTTATTTTGGTTGGTAGCGGGTCCTTTAAGGTTCAGTTCTTTCTTGTACAGGTTTGGATTGGCCGTATGATAAGCGCCTTGACCGGATTGATAGCTTCCTTGATTTGACTGGTAGCTTCCTTGGTTTGTTTGATAGCCCGCACTAACTACGCCGCTTCCACTTGATCCGTAGATAATATTTTCGGTGGTTCCGAACGTAGCAGGTCCCTGATTGTAGAGGTTTGAGCTAACTGGCTTCGATTGCGAAGCGTAGCTACTGTATTGAGCTGAGCCAGTGTTGATGTTTCCCTTAAGATCTTGATAGTCGAAGTCTTTGCTGCTAGAAGGATTGAATCCTCCATTTGGAACACCGGACTGACCGTAGAGACTGGAAGAGTATAGGTTGTTGGTGTTTAACGAGCTACCACCGACCGATGATCCGGTGAGTACTCCTGTGGATAAGGGGATCTGGTTGTTCACTACAACAGGTTTTTCAGCACCGCCCTCAATATGATGGTAATGATGATGGATATGCTGTTCAACTGGCGGTTTTCCGATAAGTGGACCATCACTGATAATAACTCCGGGTTTATTGGGGCTTTCGAATTCATACGGGATATCTGCTCCCTCGTAGATTGGACCTAAGGGTTTGGAAGGATAAGGTGAAAATGGACCAGGTTGGCCGGAATAGGATCCACCGTAGTGGGAACTACCTGTGAAGGAATTTGGTCCGTTATAGGAAGGTTGCTGGGAAGCAAACCCAACTTTTTGTTGAGGTCGATTGGGAACTGGCATTGGTTGGGGAGGTCCATATGGTCCTTGGTGCGGTCTCTGTTGTGGTGGAGGTTTGGGAACATATTGTGGacctggtggtggtggtggtggaggcCCGGGAGGACCGCGTACCGGAATGGTAGCAATTGGACGCCCAACTGGCTTAAGAGCAACGGGTTGAGCATAGATTAGATTCTGTGGATTTAGGTACGGACGTCTGCCATCGACGAGTTCCCCGTCGCATTGCATTAAACCTAGAGCACAGAGCTTCTCCTTGATGATGTTCCGAGCCTCAACGTCATCGGAATTTTGTAGAGCCTGTTGCACTGACGGATCGCTGTAGACTTCGTCAAATCCCTCCAAGCTCCGTCCTTGACGGCCACTGTCCAGTATGAAATTTAGGATGTCGTCATCAGCTACTTCGGTGACGTTCTGGGACGTTTCCTGGCGCTTCTCGCGGACAAGATCTTCCAGAATGGATtctccattgttgagccaattCCACTCATCTGCGTTGACGAATGCGAGCGTCAACAGCACTATCAGTGCTGTCGTAGTTATCAGATTCATATTGTGTCTGAAATGAAGTTAAACGACAGCAATTACTCAACAGCTTCAGTCTTCAAGGGAACCCTCGAATGTTTcactatctttaaaaaaaaaactaataacaACCTTAACTGACCCACATTCGATTGAACGCTCATGTGTATTCACCCAAATTTTTTCGAGTTTCGATTACCTAACATTAGTGAGCCCCAGTGAGCCCGTTTTTTGGCATTATGGCAATTCAACGCATAACTTGTGCTCTGCCAAACAACGCTATTACTGTGGTCATCGTCTTTCTTTTCCCTCCTCTGGTTCGTTTCCGCTAAAGCATATGCAGTCGTGAGAGCAAAACAAAGGTAAAGAAAAACACCGAGAAATGAGATAATACCCTCTTCGCAAGCGGCAAAGCGTAATAACATTATTTCCACATGGCCGGACCAGTCAGCGGGGCCTCGAGACCCATTGACGACGGCGTAGCTTCCATCGCTGACCGCTCTGGATAGTTAGTTAGTGCATGCAAAACTAGTTTCGGACCCCATGGCCACAAACCGACACCGGCGACTTCGTGAGATGTTGAATCAGGAAGAGGTTTGAAAGTGATGTTGGTAAAAAACTATGCACATATCTACTACATCGACCAGGTACTTTTACTTTCGCTGCAAAACTGCATCCGACCTTTGAGTAGAGCGGAAACAGTTCTTTTCGCGTGTGACAAGCCCAAACAATGGTGATTGTTCGTTTGATTCAAATGGAGATGCAGTTCTTGGAGCGTGACGAAGATGCATTAGCGCAGTTTTTTTCAGGTGTAGGTTAATTCACTATAAAATCATCACCCGCACTTTACCATTTAAATACGCACTGTGTAAAAGGGTTGTCGCCAAACCGCGATGGTCATCGTCTCTTAGTCGCGGTGGGTTAAACGATGTCAAGCTGGGGAAGCAAAAGTCTCACCTGCGAAATGAGGTCGTGTTGCATCACTGGCCGATGAAATCAACGAGACACGATCGACGGtgcgatcacctcacagtgtcGGGCTGGGTGTGCAAACAAAAGTTACGCGAGTAATGACCGCACAAAAAAAACGGAGCTCCGATGACCTCCAAACCAAAAACGCGTGGGTGGATGCGTCACCCTTGCTTACGATTTTGTTTCGTAGTTGTGCGAATTGATTTTGAGCGGTGAGGCCGGTTTTGAAGGATGCCTTTGCGCTGTGTGGAATAAGTCGATGCTCGTGTCACTAAACGAG comes from Malaya genurostris strain Urasoe2022 chromosome 3, Malgen_1.1, whole genome shotgun sequence and encodes:
- the LOC131435532 gene encoding uncharacterized protein LOC131435532 isoform X4, which produces MNLITTTALIVLLTLAFVNADEWNWLNNGESILEDLVREKRQETSQNVTEVADDDILNFILDSGRQGRSLEGFDEVYSDPSVQQALQNSDDVEARNIIKEKLCALGLMQCDGELVDGRRPYLNPQNLIYAQPVALKPVGRPIATIPVRGPPGPPPPPPPGPQYVPKPPPQQRPHQGPYGPPQPMPVPNRPQQKVGFASQQPSYNGPNSFTGSSHYGGSYSGQPGPFSPYPSKPLGPIYEGADIPYEFESPNKPGVIISDGPLIGKPPVEQHIHHHYHHIEGGAEKPVVVNNQIPLSTGVLTGSSVGGSSLNTNNLYSSSLYGQSGVPNGGFNPSSSKDFDYQDLKGNINTGSAQYSSYASQSKPVSSNLYNQGPATFGTTENIIYGSSGSGVVSAGYQTNQGSYQSNQGSYQSGQGAYHTANPNLYKKELNLKGPATNQNNFNTNYNKYSQQYNGQYSNQQNNQNQYGGVYSQYGQNSRTEECVCVPYEQCPAQDVVGRRDDLILPLDPRNFKTDIQADTEQVVITDAHGNMTVIHVPRNVTAQARSANVTNESAKKISKREASAAKKADNDDDKANIEPTIPTPAPGHSKGSNIVSFPRSRRSTDVTVPDQLEPEEPVAESEAEKTLTEQVGVQEKSFTADKRQAYYGPRPQQCPQRSVCCRRPAYRQPPTHGNLGQCGIRNAQGINGRIKNPVYVDGDSEFGEYPWQVAILKKDPKESVYVCGGTLIDNQFIITAAHCVKTYSGFDLRVRLGEWDVNHDVEFYPYIERDVISVQVHPEYYAGTLDNDLAVLKMDSPVDFSNTPHISPACLPDRYTDFSGQRCWTTGWGKDAFGDYGKYQNILKEVDVPIVNDNQCQNQLRQTRLGYQYKLHPGFICAGGEEGKDACKGDGGGPLVCERNGSWQVVGVVSWGIGCGKANVPGVYVKVAHYLDWLQQVRGRY
- the LOC131435532 gene encoding uncharacterized protein LOC131435532 isoform X2: MNLITTTALIVLLTLAFVNADEWNWLNNGESILEDLVREKRQETSQNVTEVADDDILNFILDSGRQGRSLEGFDEVYSDPSVQQALQNSDDVEARNIIKEKLCALGLMQCDGELVDGRRPYLNPQNLIYAQPVALKPVGRPIATIPVRGPPGPPPPPPPGPQYVPKPPPQQRPHQGPYGPPQPMPVPNRPQQKVGFASQQPSYNGPNSFTGSSHYGGSYSGQPGPFSPYPSKPLGPIYEGADIPYEFESPNKPGVIISDGPLIGKPPVEQHIHHHYHHIEGGAEKPVVVNNQIPLSTGVLTGSSVGGSSLNTNNLYSSSLYGQSGVPNGGFNPSSSKDFDYQDLKGNINTGSAQYSSYASQSKPVSSNLYNQGPATFGTTENIIYGSSGSGVVSAGYQTNQGSYQSNQGSYQSGQGAYHTANPNLYKKELNLKGPATNQNNFNTNYNKYSQQYNGQYSNQQNNQNQYGGVYSQYGQNSRTEECVCVPYEQCPAQDVVGRRDDLILPLDPRNFKTDIQADTEQVVITDAHGNMTVIHVPRNVTAQARSANVTNESAKKISKREASAAKKADNDDDKANIEPRLLGGGHHGEGGGKKVVPTFGVSFGLPYPSYPLNPYGPNPAGNPYFGSIGANGLNLGLVNVNPLFSLQVTKDEYGDKLLKPLVNLHVTPTENIVHKVGSLLAAKKQNILHVFNQHEHYHNHVGYPPPPPIYRPPHGPPYIHGPPPSFGPTGPNLIFTKPPGPVYTGPGPVYARPPGPIYSGPPPGPIYNRPPSPPFIPNGPSPFYGPRPPFFRDASTSNDGDLVYDPSDIGRNANVTFNRSAAPIGNFAYQSVYPQNQPDSLNQNRTIPTPAPGHSKGSNIVSFPRSRRSTDVTVPDQLEPEEPVAESEAEKTLTEQVGVQEKSFTADKRQAYYGPRPQQCPQRSVCCRRPAYRQPPTHGNLGQCGIRNAQGINGRIKNPVYVDGDSEFGEYPWQVAILKKDPKESVYVCGGTLIDNQFIITAAHCVKTYSGFDLRVRLGEWDVNHDVEFYPYIERDVISVQVHPEYYAGTLDNDLAVLKMDSPVDFSNTPHISPACLPDRYTDFSGQRCWTTGWGKDAFGDYGKYQNILKEVDVPIVNDNQCQNQLRQTRLGYQYKLHPGFICAGGEEGKDACKGDGGGPLVCERNGSWQVVGVVSWGIGCGKANVPGVYVKVAHYLDWLQQVRGRY
- the LOC131435532 gene encoding uncharacterized protein LOC131435532 isoform X1, which produces MNLITTTALIVLLTLAFVNADEWNWLNNGESILEDLVREKRQETSQNVTEVADDDILNFILDSGRQGRSLEGFDEVYSDPSVQQALQNSDDVEARNIIKEKLCALGLMQCDGELVDGRRPYLNPQNLIYAQPVALKPVGRPIATIPVRGPPGPPPPPPPGPQYVPKPPPQQRPHQGPYGPPQPMPVPNRPQQKVGFASQQPSYNGPNSFTGSSHYGGSYSGQPGPFSPYPSKPLGPIYEGADIPYEFESPNKPGVIISDGPLIGKPPVEQHIHHHYHHIEGGAEKPVVVNNQIPLSTGVLTGSSVGGSSLNTNNLYSSSLYGQSGVPNGGFNPSSSKDFDYQDLKGNINTGSAQYSSYASQSKPVSSNLYNQGPATFGTTENIIYGSSGSGVVSAGYQTNQGSYQSNQGSYQSGQGAYHTANPNLYKKELNLKGPATNQNNFNTNYNKYSQQYNGQYSNQQNNQNQYGGVYSQYGQNSRTEECVCVPYEQCPAQDVVGRRDDLILPLDPRNFKTDIQADTEQVVITDAHGNMTVIHVPRNVTAQARSANVTNESAKKISKREASAAKKADNDDDKANIEPRLLGGGHHGEGGGKKVVPTFGVSFGLPYPSYPLNPYGPNPAGNPYFGSIGANGLNLGLVNVNPLFSLQVTKDEYGDKLLKPLVNLHVTPTENIVHKVGSLLAAKKQNILHVFNQHEHYHNHVGYPPPPPIYRPPHGPPYIHGPPPSFGPTGPNLIFTKPPGPVYTGPGPVYARPPGPIYSGPPPGPIYNRPPSPPFIPNGPSPFYGPRPPFFRDASTSNDGDLVYDPSDIGRNANVTFNRSAAPIGNFAYQSVYPQNQPDSLNQNRVDYARQYQNYQNSNERLPPTQTIPTPAPGHSKGSNIVSFPRSRRSTDVTVPDQLEPEEPVAESEAEKTLTEQVGVQEKSFTADKRQAYYGPRPQQCPQRSVCCRRPAYRQPPTHGNLGQCGIRNAQGINGRIKNPVYVDGDSEFGEYPWQVAILKKDPKESVYVCGGTLIDNQFIITAAHCVKTYSGFDLRVRLGEWDVNHDVEFYPYIERDVISVQVHPEYYAGTLDNDLAVLKMDSPVDFSNTPHISPACLPDRYTDFSGQRCWTTGWGKDAFGDYGKYQNILKEVDVPIVNDNQCQNQLRQTRLGYQYKLHPGFICAGGEEGKDACKGDGGGPLVCERNGSWQVVGVVSWGIGCGKANVPGVYVKVAHYLDWLQQVRGRY
- the LOC131435532 gene encoding uncharacterized protein LOC131435532 isoform X3, encoding MNLITTTALIVLLTLAFVNADEWNWLNNGESILEDLVREKRQETSQNVTEVADDDILNFILDSGRQGRSLEGFDEVYSDPSVQQALQNSDDVEARNIIKEKLCALGLMQCDGELVDGRRPYLNPQNLIYAQPVALKPVGRPIATIPVRGPPGPPPPPPPGPQYVPKPPPQQRPHQGPYGPPQPMPVPNRPQQKVGFASQQPSYNGPNSFTGPIYEGADIPYEFESPNKPGVIISDGPLIGKPPVEQHIHHHYHHIEGGAEKPVVVNNQIPLSTGVLTGSSVGGSSLNTNNLYSSSLYGQSGVPNGGFNPSSSKDFDYQDLKGNINTGSAQYSSYASQSKPVSSNLYNQGPATFGTTENIIYGSSGSGVVSAGYQTNQGSYQSNQGSYQSGQGAYHTANPNLYKKELNLKGPATNQNNFNTNYNKYSQQYNGQYSNQQNNQNQYGGVYSQYGQNSRTEECVCVPYEQCPAQDVVGRRDDLILPLDPRNFKTDIQADTEQVVITDAHGNMTVIHVPRNVTAQARSANVTNESAKKISKREASAAKKADNDDDKANIEPRLLGGGHHGEGGGKKVVPTFGVSFGLPYPSYPLNPYGPNPAGNPYFGSIGANGLNLGLVNVNPLFSLQVTKDEYGDKLLKPLVNLHVTPTENIVHKVGSLLAAKKQNILHVFNQHEHYHNHVGYPPPPPIYRPPHGPPYIHGPPPSFGPTGPNLIFTKPPGPVYTGPGPVYARPPGPIYSGPPPGPIYNRPPSPPFIPNGPSPFYGPRPPFFRDASTSNDGDLVYDPSDIGRNANVTFNRSAAPIGNFAYQSVYPQNQPDSLNQNRTIPTPAPGHSKGSNIVSFPRSRRSTDVTVPDQLEPEEPVAESEAEKTLTEQVGVQEKSFTADKRQAYYGPRPQQCPQRSVCCRRPAYRQPPTHGNLGQCGIRNAQGINGRIKNPVYVDGDSEFGEYPWQVAILKKDPKESVYVCGGTLIDNQFIITAAHCVKTYSGFDLRVRLGEWDVNHDVEFYPYIERDVISVQVHPEYYAGTLDNDLAVLKMDSPVDFSNTPHISPACLPDRYTDFSGQRCWTTGWGKDAFGDYGKYQNILKEVDVPIVNDNQCQNQLRQTRLGYQYKLHPGFICAGGEEGKDACKGDGGGPLVCERNGSWQVVGVVSWGIGCGKANVPGVYVKVAHYLDWLQQVRGRY